In Candidatus Brocadia sp., a single genomic region encodes these proteins:
- a CDS encoding P-II family nitrogen regulator: MKKIEAIIRPEKFNIVRDALTELGYPGMTVTEVKGHGSQKGISEVWRGRRYRVDLLSKIKIEITVKDTDVDKIVNTIINESQTGSIGDGKIFVFNVENVYRIRTKESGEAAI, translated from the coding sequence ATGAAAAAGATCGAGGCTATAATTAGACCGGAGAAATTTAACATCGTCCGAGATGCTTTGACCGAGTTGGGTTATCCGGGGATGACTGTTACCGAAGTAAAAGGGCACGGTAGTCAAAAAGGTATCAGTGAAGTATGGCGTGGAAGAAGATACCGTGTAGATCTCTTATCAAAGATTAAAATCGAGATTACTGTTAAGGATACCGATGTGGATAAAATTGTTAATACGATCATCAACGAATCCCAGACTGGAAGTATTGGGGATGGAAAGATATTCGTTTTCAACGTAGAGAACGTATATCGCATCCGTACAAAAGAGTCTGGTGAGGCGGCAATCTAA
- a CDS encoding ammonium transporter translates to MKIHTFIFVLLCGLLVFHVIDVFAGDPNGANTYSESIQGLKFSVNFAWTLLSAFLVFNMQAGFTFLGAGFIQKKNTLNYLAMSFIDFCVGAFVFWLFGFGLMFGGSRLAPGLMDGNQFIGYSGFLLLGDSYDVSTSVLWMFQIMFAATACTIVTGAVAERLKFHVHVIHSIFLCGVFYPVFGHWMWGKGWLELLPFGVGARDFAGSGIVHGVGGLIAFVAAWMVGPRYGKYNPDGSPNVIHGHNLLYIVIGTLTLIFGWFGFNAGSTLAVTDLRVSIIAVNTFLSAAAGSITLLYFSFCKTKKSDVIMTCNGALAGCVAITASGAYVPHWAAIIIGVVASLITRFSLHTIETRLKIDDPVGAISVHGANGLWGLLSVGIFSDGTYGGVKGLITGSGWQLLAQFIACVTLIAWCFSVGFLFFFVMKRLLGLRVPVNIERSGIDIYEHGTSCYPGI, encoded by the coding sequence TTGAAAATTCATACTTTTATATTCGTCCTGCTGTGTGGTCTGCTGGTTTTCCATGTCATCGATGTATTTGCCGGGGATCCAAATGGTGCTAATACCTATTCAGAAAGTATACAGGGATTAAAATTTTCGGTAAACTTCGCATGGACGTTGCTGAGTGCCTTTTTAGTTTTTAATATGCAAGCGGGGTTTACGTTCCTTGGCGCAGGTTTTATTCAAAAGAAGAATACACTCAATTACCTGGCCATGAGTTTTATAGATTTTTGTGTTGGTGCATTTGTTTTTTGGCTCTTTGGCTTTGGTCTTATGTTTGGTGGTTCACGGTTAGCCCCGGGACTCATGGATGGAAATCAATTCATTGGTTACAGCGGATTCCTGCTGCTTGGGGATTCCTACGATGTGTCTACCTCGGTACTTTGGATGTTCCAGATTATGTTTGCTGCAACTGCCTGTACAATCGTTACGGGTGCTGTAGCAGAGAGATTGAAATTTCATGTGCATGTAATTCACAGCATCTTTTTGTGTGGCGTATTTTATCCCGTATTTGGCCACTGGATGTGGGGTAAGGGTTGGCTGGAGTTGCTACCATTTGGTGTGGGGGCCAGAGATTTTGCCGGTTCAGGGATAGTGCATGGAGTTGGCGGTTTGATTGCATTCGTTGCTGCGTGGATGGTAGGGCCGAGGTATGGAAAATATAACCCTGACGGCAGTCCTAATGTGATTCACGGCCATAACCTGCTCTATATTGTAATAGGAACACTTACCTTGATCTTTGGATGGTTTGGCTTTAATGCGGGGAGTACGCTTGCAGTTACGGATCTTCGCGTATCGATTATTGCGGTAAATACTTTTCTCTCGGCAGCGGCAGGTTCTATAACTCTCCTTTATTTTTCATTTTGCAAGACAAAAAAGTCGGATGTTATTATGACCTGTAATGGTGCATTGGCAGGCTGCGTTGCAATTACAGCCTCCGGAGCATATGTTCCGCACTGGGCAGCAATTATCATAGGCGTTGTTGCTAGCTTAATCACAAGGTTTTCCTTGCATACTATTGAAACCAGGTTGAAGATTGATGACCCGGTGGGTGCTATTTCGGTTCATGGGGCAAATGGCCTTTGGGGTTTACTTTCAGTGGGGATCTTTTCTGACGGGACGTATGGTGGTGTAAAAGGTCTGATTACGGGTTCAGGCTGGCAATTATTAGCACAGTTTATAGCCTGTGTTACATTGATAGCATGGTGTTTTTCTGTAGGTTTTTTGTTTTTCTTTGTTATGAAGCGCCTACTAGGGTTACGGGTACCTGTCAATATCGAACGTTCCGGAATAGATATTTATGAACATGGTACAAGCTGTTATCCTGGGATATGA
- a CDS encoding ammonium transporter translates to MRKGAFLGISSIIALSMIMLFASNALAADAPEIDKGNNAWLLTSAALVLIMTPGLALFYGGMVRAKNMVNTMWLSFIVMCIVSVQWVLWGYSLSFAPGSWFIGGLQWCGLGAGAVGQAPSDLYATSVPHLTFMIFQCMFAIITPALMTGTFAERFKFNGWLLLVLLWTGAVYAPMAHWVWASDGWLLKLGSLDFAGGTVVHICSGASGAALIMLVGKRKGYPKEIKPPHNLPFMMLGTGLLWFGWFGFNAGSAVAADGLAASAFVVTNTSAAAAGFTWSVLEWIHHKKPTILGACSGAVAGLVAITPASGFVGPMASIAVGVGGGLICFYCVTKMKKALGYDDALDVIGVHAMGGTWGAFATGIFCSTSVNPAGVDGLIYGNVAILGKQWIGILAAWAWSFGITTLLGWFVDVTVGLRPSESEEIAGMDISQHKEIAYHYYETEST, encoded by the coding sequence ATGAGAAAGGGAGCCTTTTTAGGTATTTCATCGATTATTGCATTGTCGATGATAATGCTATTTGCATCGAATGCGTTGGCAGCTGATGCACCGGAAATCGATAAGGGAAATAATGCATGGTTGCTCACATCGGCAGCACTGGTTTTGATTATGACGCCTGGCCTTGCCTTGTTTTACGGGGGGATGGTAAGGGCGAAAAATATGGTAAATACGATGTGGTTGAGCTTTATTGTTATGTGCATCGTAAGTGTGCAATGGGTACTTTGGGGGTATAGCTTGTCTTTCGCACCGGGGTCGTGGTTTATTGGTGGTCTCCAGTGGTGTGGATTGGGGGCAGGAGCGGTAGGACAAGCACCGAGTGATCTTTACGCAACGTCAGTACCTCATTTAACTTTCATGATATTTCAATGTATGTTTGCTATTATTACCCCTGCACTGATGACGGGTACCTTTGCAGAACGGTTTAAATTTAATGGCTGGCTACTATTAGTCCTTTTGTGGACGGGGGCTGTTTATGCACCTATGGCACATTGGGTGTGGGCTTCTGATGGATGGCTATTAAAGCTCGGTTCATTAGATTTTGCAGGTGGAACTGTGGTTCACATTTGTTCTGGTGCATCTGGTGCTGCATTAATAATGCTTGTGGGGAAACGAAAAGGTTATCCGAAAGAAATAAAGCCTCCCCATAATTTACCGTTCATGATGTTGGGTACTGGTTTGTTGTGGTTTGGCTGGTTCGGCTTTAATGCGGGGAGCGCAGTTGCTGCCGATGGCCTTGCTGCAAGCGCATTTGTAGTTACTAATACCTCCGCAGCAGCAGCAGGATTTACCTGGTCTGTCCTGGAATGGATACATCATAAGAAACCAACGATCCTTGGCGCCTGTTCTGGTGCCGTAGCGGGTCTGGTCGCCATTACACCGGCCTCTGGTTTTGTTGGCCCTATGGCATCAATTGCGGTAGGTGTTGGTGGAGGACTGATTTGTTTCTATTGTGTAACAAAGATGAAAAAAGCTTTGGGATATGATGATGCCCTTGACGTAATCGGGGTGCATGCAATGGGTGGAACCTGGGGTGCATTTGCTACAGGGATCTTTTGTAGCACGTCCGTAAACCCCGCCGGGGTCGATGGTCTGATTTATGGGAATGTTGCTATCTTGGGAAAACAGTGGATTGGTATTCTGGCTGCATGGGCATGGTCTTTTGGTATAACAACGCTATTAGGCTGGTTTGTAGACGTAACTGTTGGTTTGAGGCCAAGCGAATCGGAAGAAATTGCCGGTATGGATATTTCTCAACACAAAGAAATTGCTTACCACTATTACGAAACTGAAAGCACGTAA
- a CDS encoding P-II family nitrogen regulator, giving the protein MKKIEAIIRPERLSIVKDALEELGYPGMTVTDVKGHGAQRGITEQWRGRTFRVDLLSKVKIEMIVADDEVEKIVQCITKESQTGSIGDGKIFISPVEDVLRIRTGERGEKAV; this is encoded by the coding sequence ATGAAAAAAATTGAAGCAATAATAAGACCAGAACGGCTATCCATTGTCAAGGACGCGTTGGAAGAATTAGGCTATCCCGGTATGACCGTCACCGATGTAAAAGGTCATGGTGCCCAGCGAGGAATAACCGAGCAATGGCGTGGAAGGACTTTCCGGGTGGACTTGTTATCAAAGGTAAAGATAGAGATGATTGTTGCTGATGACGAAGTAGAAAAAATTGTTCAGTGTATTACAAAGGAATCTCAGACGGGGAGCATTGGCGACGGGAAGATTTTCATCTCGCCGGTCGAGGATGTGCTCCGTATCCGTACAGGCGAAAGAGGCGAAAAGGCCGTCTAA
- the pgeF gene encoding peptidoglycan editing factor PgeF — translation MVSRYVIEKNINSLPLWFFPQLLKYREICHFVSARNGGFSNPPYESFNLGLHVGDDPEIVLKNRKRLTSVLGIPLSNFTIAQQVHGCNVKIITEDLRGRGAFNYDTAISSTDAMVTSTPNICLMVLQADCVPLIFFDMKKKVIGVAHAGWRGTVHVVAQNTVKVLLENFNCSPKDILVGIGPSIGPCCYEIGPETIVQIEKAFHNKKSYINNKTPDGKGCFNLWGANKTQLVQMGIPERNIEIAQICTYCNHKLFFSYRYQNKETGRFGAGIMLQKL, via the coding sequence ATGGTTTCAAGATACGTGATTGAAAAGAATATAAACTCGTTGCCGTTATGGTTTTTTCCCCAGCTGTTAAAATACAGAGAAATCTGCCATTTTGTATCCGCGAGAAATGGTGGCTTTAGCAATCCACCGTATGAATCTTTTAATTTGGGGCTACACGTTGGTGATGATCCGGAAATAGTACTTAAGAACCGAAAGAGGCTTACGTCAGTACTTGGGATTCCATTGAGTAATTTTACCATCGCTCAGCAAGTTCATGGCTGTAATGTAAAAATTATAACAGAAGACTTGAGAGGCCGTGGTGCGTTTAATTACGATACAGCAATAAGCTCAACCGATGCGATGGTAACAAGTACACCTAATATCTGCCTTATGGTTCTCCAGGCCGATTGTGTTCCTCTTATATTCTTTGATATGAAGAAAAAAGTGATTGGCGTTGCCCATGCAGGATGGAGGGGGACGGTTCATGTGGTGGCACAGAATACGGTAAAGGTGTTACTGGAAAACTTCAATTGTTCGCCAAAAGATATTCTTGTGGGAATCGGACCTTCCATCGGCCCATGTTGCTATGAAATCGGCCCTGAAACCATTGTTCAAATTGAAAAGGCCTTTCATAATAAAAAAAGCTATATTAATAACAAAACTCCTGATGGTAAGGGCTGTTTCAATTTATGGGGAGCAAACAAGACGCAACTGGTACAAATGGGTATTCCGGAGAGGAATATAGAAATTGCTCAGATATGCACTTATTGTAATCATAAATTATTTTTTTCATATCGTTATCAGAATAAGGAGACAGGGAGATTTGGAGCAGGAATAATGCTCCAAAAGTTATGA
- the mtnP gene encoding S-methyl-5'-thioadenosine phosphorylase, with protein MGEKMIGIIGGSGLYNIEGIKDVKSVSIDTPFGKPSDSFTLGSLEDRQVAFLPRHGKGHTILPSELNFRANIYGMKKLGVEHIIAVSAVGSMKEEIRPLDIVIPDQFFDRTRGRISTYFGEGIVGHVSFADPVCWVLADTLFDAAKSIGVRVHKGGTYLCMEGPLFSTRAESNVYRQWGVSVIGMTNLQEAKLAREAEICYSTLAMATDYDCWHVSEEAVTLEMIIGNLNKNAETAKRILKAAIPKIESKRTCACATAVQNAIVTHKDLIPENTKKKLDIIFGKYLR; from the coding sequence ATGGGGGAAAAGATGATTGGCATTATTGGAGGCAGTGGTCTTTATAATATCGAAGGGATCAAGGATGTAAAATCTGTATCAATCGATACACCCTTTGGCAAACCTTCCGATAGCTTTACTTTAGGTTCCCTGGAAGATCGTCAGGTGGCTTTCTTGCCGCGACACGGCAAGGGGCATACGATCTTACCATCTGAACTCAATTTCAGAGCCAACATTTATGGCATGAAGAAATTAGGTGTTGAACACATTATTGCCGTGAGCGCAGTTGGGAGCATGAAAGAGGAAATCAGACCTCTCGATATTGTTATTCCAGACCAGTTTTTTGACAGGACACGCGGCAGGATCAGCACATACTTTGGGGAAGGGATTGTGGGTCACGTAAGTTTCGCTGATCCAGTGTGCTGGGTACTTGCTGATACATTGTTTGATGCAGCTAAATCAATCGGTGTACGTGTGCACAAGGGTGGTACTTATCTTTGCATGGAAGGCCCGCTATTCTCAACCCGTGCAGAATCAAACGTCTACCGGCAGTGGGGAGTCAGTGTTATTGGTATGACGAATCTTCAGGAGGCAAAGCTGGCACGAGAGGCAGAGATCTGTTATAGCACCCTTGCCATGGCTACGGATTATGACTGCTGGCACGTAAGCGAAGAGGCAGTAACGCTGGAAATGATCATCGGGAATTTAAATAAAAATGCCGAAACAGCAAAACGGATTCTTAAAGCGGCCATTCCAAAAATTGAGTCAAAAAGGACGTGTGCATGTGCTACGGCAGTACAGAATGCCATCGTAACGCACAAAGACCTTATTCCAGAAAATACTAAAAAGAAACTCGACATTATCTTTGGCAAATATCTCAGATAA
- the polX gene encoding DNA polymerase/3'-5' exonuclease PolX — protein sequence MKNHEIAALFERIANVLELKGENTFRINSYRKAARVIGDLTEDIEELARAGKLTDIPGIGESTAEKIIEYINTGKMSKYEEVMKGVSEETVTLMQIPGLGPKTVAMLNRELGIVSLSDLEKALQDGKLKGLSGIGDKKIENIVKGIGLFKTSQQRISIGMAYPVVKKIIEGLRHNSLIRDIQAAGSLRRMKETIGDIDILVSGTEGTEIIKSFVNMRGVTQILAAGDTKGSVRVEEGVQVDLRVVREDEFGAALQYFTGSKEHNIHLREIAKKKGLKISEYGIFKGDKKIGGQREEDVYKTLGIDWIPPELRENRGEIEAAQVGKLPELIALSDIKGDLHNHSNWSDGIPTFEEMAEHAMKMGYKYLVVSDHSKSLHVANGLKDDELLEEIEEIDKLNKKFKGFTLLKATELDIKSDGSLDFPDKLLEKLDIVVASIHSGFKQGMKKITERMIAAIRNPYVNIIAHPTGRLISKREGYEVDLDKVVDACAETGTALEINCYYDRLDLNDINCRRAKEAGVMIAISTDAHHVDQMWMMELGVGIARRGWLEAKDVINTLSLDKLKAFCKKKRK from the coding sequence GTGAAAAATCATGAAATAGCAGCATTGTTTGAACGGATCGCCAATGTGCTGGAACTCAAAGGGGAAAACACCTTTCGTATAAATTCTTACCGGAAGGCGGCACGGGTAATTGGTGATCTAACAGAGGATATAGAAGAACTTGCAAGGGCTGGGAAATTGACAGATATTCCCGGTATTGGGGAGAGCACGGCTGAAAAGATTATTGAGTATATTAACACAGGAAAGATGTCTAAATATGAAGAAGTAATGAAGGGGGTTTCTGAAGAGACGGTGACACTCATGCAGATACCGGGTTTGGGTCCAAAGACCGTTGCCATGCTAAACAGGGAATTGGGTATTGTTAGTTTGAGTGACCTTGAGAAAGCCTTGCAAGACGGCAAATTAAAGGGGCTGTCTGGGATTGGGGACAAGAAAATTGAAAATATTGTTAAAGGAATTGGGTTGTTTAAGACAAGCCAACAACGGATATCCATTGGAATGGCGTATCCAGTCGTGAAAAAAATTATAGAAGGGTTAAGGCACAATTCCCTGATCAGGGACATTCAGGCGGCAGGTTCGTTGCGGAGAATGAAGGAAACAATTGGAGACATTGATATCCTTGTCTCCGGTACAGAAGGTACGGAAATTATCAAGTCTTTTGTGAATATGCGGGGAGTTACTCAGATATTAGCAGCGGGTGATACCAAGGGAAGCGTGCGGGTAGAAGAGGGTGTTCAGGTAGACTTGCGGGTTGTTCGTGAAGATGAGTTTGGTGCGGCGTTGCAATATTTTACGGGTTCAAAGGAGCACAATATCCACCTCCGTGAGATCGCCAAAAAGAAAGGATTAAAGATCAGTGAATATGGTATTTTTAAAGGAGACAAAAAGATTGGTGGGCAACGGGAGGAAGATGTCTACAAGACCTTAGGCATAGATTGGATACCACCCGAGTTGCGTGAAAACAGGGGAGAGATTGAGGCTGCCCAAGTGGGAAAATTGCCTGAGCTTATCGCGCTTTCTGATATCAAGGGGGACCTCCACAACCATTCCAATTGGAGTGACGGTATTCCTACCTTTGAAGAAATGGCCGAACATGCCATGAAGATGGGTTACAAATATCTTGTGGTTTCCGATCACTCAAAATCGCTTCATGTAGCGAATGGCTTAAAAGATGACGAACTGCTTGAAGAGATTGAAGAAATTGATAAACTCAATAAAAAATTCAAAGGGTTTACGCTGCTAAAGGCCACAGAGTTAGATATCAAGTCAGATGGGTCATTGGATTTTCCCGACAAACTTTTAGAAAAGCTGGATATCGTTGTAGCCTCTATTCACAGCGGATTTAAACAGGGAATGAAAAAGATTACCGAGCGAATGATTGCTGCTATACGCAATCCGTATGTAAATATTATTGCCCACCCTACGGGTCGCTTGATCAGTAAAAGAGAGGGGTACGAAGTTGATCTGGATAAGGTCGTAGACGCCTGCGCAGAGACGGGGACGGCCCTTGAGATTAATTGTTATTACGACCGGCTCGACCTGAACGATATCAATTGCAGAAGGGCGAAGGAGGCAGGCGTTATGATTGCTATTAGTACGGATGCCCACCATGTGGATCAGATGTGGATGATGGAACTGGGCGTGGGAATAGCACGCAGGGGATGGCTGGAAGCAAAGGATGTGATCAATACACTTTCGCTTGATAAATTAAAAGCCTTTTGTAAGAAAAAACGGAAGTAG
- a CDS encoding dodecin domain-containing protein, with protein sequence MDDHIYKVIELVGTSTTTMEDAIQHALSRASNTLRNMRWFQVAETRGRIENGKIARWEVILKVGFALEDTL encoded by the coding sequence ATGGATGACCATATATATAAAGTAATTGAATTGGTGGGAACTTCTACAACGACGATGGAAGATGCTATTCAACATGCACTTTCAAGGGCATCGAATACCTTGCGCAATATGCGGTGGTTTCAGGTTGCCGAAACCCGTGGTCGTATTGAAAACGGGAAGATTGCCCGCTGGGAGGTTATACTCAAGGTTGGGTTTGCGCTGGAGGACACACTTTAA
- a CDS encoding DUF1566 domain-containing protein, producing the protein MTLKIFVSTKIHCMLFPIIIGWGIITIVHDKAAVSEPERTAHSVCALATGTALRDKPEKALSPEMVQGMLGKKGLFDSRRNAAGHGLSHQYEIQKDGKVVCDHSSGLMWQQAGSQNDMNYRDAKDYISALNKDRFAGYNDWRLPTLEEAISLLEPSRKNGGLHINAVFDPCQKRVWTSDFRKDGMAWAVWFDSGFCDYAYTDNNIRHYVRAVRAGR; encoded by the coding sequence ATGACCTTGAAAATATTTGTTTCCACAAAAATTCATTGCATGCTTTTTCCCATAATAATCGGTTGGGGGATAATAACGATAGTCCATGACAAAGCTGCCGTTTCCGAACCAGAGAGAACCGCACATTCAGTATGTGCGTTAGCTACCGGAACGGCATTGCGCGACAAACCTGAGAAGGCCTTGTCTCCTGAGATGGTGCAAGGCATGCTGGGGAAAAAGGGGTTGTTTGATTCCCGCAGGAATGCCGCCGGTCATGGCCTTTCTCATCAGTATGAAATACAGAAAGACGGAAAGGTAGTGTGTGACCACTCCAGCGGTTTGATGTGGCAGCAGGCGGGTTCGCAGAACGATATGAACTACCGTGATGCGAAGGACTATATTTCCGCCCTGAACAAAGACCGGTTTGCCGGTTATAATGACTGGCGTCTGCCAACCCTGGAGGAGGCCATTTCATTATTAGAACCGTCAAGAAAGAACGGTGGTTTGCACATAAATGCGGTATTCGACCCATGCCAGAAAAGGGTATGGACGTCTGATTTCAGGAAGGATGGCATGGCCTGGGCTGTTTGGTTCGATTCCGGTTTTTGCGACTATGCATATACAGACAACAACATCAGGCACTACGTTCGGGCAGTAAGGGCAGGAAGATGA
- a CDS encoding NarK/NasA family nitrate transporter, which produces MNSSVQTSSVQSPQGNTKVLILATLAFAICFAGWALFSPLAAYLKVEFNLSSTAVGLLLATPVLLGSIARVPIGVLTDKFGGRRVFSVLLLFGFFPMFIAGFAQSYGFLLICGFFFGMVGTSFAIGIPQVSQWYPKEKQGLALGIYGVGNIGSAVATFGAPFLAESLGWHKVFMIYSVPLLIMAFVYWFFSADAPKPANVKPPTFSDKLKLYKSSHLIWVFCLFYFMTFGFFVTFSLWLPSYFRDFYKLTPVKAGSFTSIFVFATTFSRILGGYLGDRIPGRRILIALSVAILSILIFLNLNVSLITSLTVFYLMGICLGIGNGVVFKLVAEYFSKDTGAVGGMVGAAGGLGGFFLPIILGTIRDYTNNYSLGFIFVSLICLICLSFMEEKTITKMHKKVANVA; this is translated from the coding sequence ATGAACTCATCAGTACAAACATCTTCGGTACAATCACCCCAGGGAAATACCAAGGTGCTGATACTTGCAACCTTAGCATTTGCCATATGTTTTGCCGGTTGGGCACTCTTTTCTCCTTTAGCTGCATACCTGAAGGTCGAGTTTAACTTATCTTCCACAGCCGTGGGATTATTACTCGCAACACCTGTATTGCTTGGCTCCATTGCCAGGGTGCCCATTGGCGTTTTGACAGACAAATTTGGTGGCAGGCGGGTTTTCAGTGTCCTGCTCTTATTTGGCTTTTTCCCTATGTTTATCGCAGGTTTTGCGCAGAGTTACGGCTTTTTACTCATCTGTGGGTTCTTTTTCGGTATGGTAGGTACATCATTCGCCATTGGCATTCCACAGGTTTCACAATGGTATCCAAAAGAGAAGCAGGGGTTGGCATTAGGAATTTATGGTGTGGGAAATATAGGATCAGCCGTTGCCACGTTCGGAGCGCCATTCCTTGCAGAATCTCTCGGATGGCACAAGGTATTTATGATCTATTCAGTACCACTGCTTATCATGGCCTTTGTTTACTGGTTTTTCTCTGCTGATGCCCCGAAACCAGCCAATGTAAAGCCCCCCACCTTCAGTGATAAACTGAAGTTATATAAGTCCTCTCATTTAATCTGGGTCTTTTGCCTGTTTTACTTCATGACCTTTGGGTTTTTTGTAACCTTCTCGTTATGGCTGCCGTCTTACTTTCGGGACTTTTATAAATTAACACCGGTAAAGGCAGGCAGTTTTACGTCAATATTTGTATTCGCTACAACTTTTTCCCGTATTCTCGGCGGATATCTTGGTGACCGCATACCCGGAAGGCGTATTTTAATTGCCCTTTCAGTGGCGATCCTCAGCATATTGATATTCCTGAACCTGAATGTATCGTTAATAACTTCACTTACGGTCTTTTATTTGATGGGTATTTGTCTGGGCATAGGTAATGGTGTTGTGTTTAAGCTTGTAGCAGAGTATTTCTCGAAGGACACAGGCGCTGTTGGCGGAATGGTAGGTGCTGCGGGTGGTCTTGGTGGTTTCTTTCTTCCCATTATATTGGGTACAATCAGGGATTATACAAATAATTATTCTTTAGGATTTATCTTCGTATCCCTTATATGTCTGATATGCCTCTCGTTTATGGAAGAAAAAACGATAACAAAGATGCATAAAAAAGTAGCGAATGTTGCATAG
- a CDS encoding PAS domain-containing protein, whose product MNNTILSTKDESKLFLNVQDAKGWYEYEPSYDGVITHINTAGAKLFGFASSDDVIGKKINELYAHPFDHEKTLSMLFRDGQVNGFFTLMKTRNGRLFFIKQTSSLITEGLYKCPIKIKSEFEPIQSLLPS is encoded by the coding sequence ATGAATAATACCATTTTGTCAACAAAAGATGAGTCTAAGCTGTTTCTTAATGTGCAAGATGCAAAGGGCTGGTATGAGTATGAGCCTTCCTATGATGGCGTCATCACGCATATCAATACCGCAGGTGCAAAGCTTTTTGGTTTTGCGTCATCTGATGATGTAATCGGGAAAAAAATCAACGAACTGTACGCACACCCTTTTGACCACGAAAAGACATTGTCTATGCTTTTTAGAGATGGACAAGTGAATGGCTTTTTTACCCTGATGAAGACGAGGAATGGCAGATTGTTTTTTATAAAGCAAACGAGTTCACTAATCACAGAGGGTCTCTACAAATGCCCTATCAAGATAAAGAGTGAATTTGAGCCTATACAATCACTGCTTCCTTCATAA
- a CDS encoding response regulator, translated as MITKRVLIVDDEEGYRKVLSNSLTDLGYETKAVNNGLEALEEIKRRRYSVILLDVQMPGMDGIELLDQLQGIRFSSHIVIITAYTGEDVVHEAIRKGAKKVITKPFSVDDIEICLNEFSKFKDNNLHNSDI; from the coding sequence ATGATAACAAAAAGGGTACTGATCGTTGATGATGAGGAAGGATATCGAAAGGTATTATCAAATTCCTTAACTGACCTTGGATATGAGACAAAGGCAGTGAACAATGGCCTAGAGGCCCTGGAAGAGATTAAAAGGAGAAGGTATTCGGTTATCTTGCTGGATGTACAGATGCCAGGTATGGATGGTATCGAATTACTGGATCAACTGCAAGGCATACGATTCAGTTCTCATATCGTGATTATCACTGCCTATACAGGTGAAGACGTTGTGCACGAGGCGATCAGGAAAGGCGCAAAAAAGGTCATTACAAAACCTTTTAGTGTTGATGATATTGAAATATGTCTTAATGAATTTTCCAAGTTTAAGGACAATAATTTACATAACTCTGACATTTAG
- the radC gene encoding DNA repair protein RadC, whose translation MKKNTIRNLPECERPREKLRQKGAEALSDLELLAILLGSGTKGHDVMTIAGKILKSLDGGKGSVSLEELQKIEGVGLAKATLIAAALEFARRRIRPEGLKISLSADVLPLIRYYADRKQEHFICISINGANEVIASRIVSVGLVNKTQVHPREVYADPITDRASAIIVAHNHPAGDLTPSMEDKEITEQLKSAGETLGIRLLDHIIFNHKGYYSFLEHGEL comes from the coding sequence ATGAAAAAGAATACAATTAGAAATTTACCCGAATGCGAGCGTCCGAGAGAAAAGCTCCGGCAAAAGGGAGCAGAGGCATTATCTGATCTTGAATTGCTGGCCATCCTTTTGGGAAGCGGGACAAAAGGCCATGATGTGATGACCATTGCAGGAAAGATATTGAAATCCCTGGATGGTGGAAAAGGGAGTGTGAGTCTTGAGGAATTACAGAAAATTGAGGGCGTTGGCCTGGCAAAGGCCACGCTCATTGCCGCTGCCCTTGAATTTGCCCGCCGCCGCATCCGTCCCGAAGGTCTTAAAATTTCTTTATCGGCAGATGTGCTTCCACTGATCCGTTACTATGCCGACCGAAAGCAGGAACATTTCATCTGTATATCCATAAACGGGGCGAATGAGGTAATTGCAAGCCGGATCGTATCTGTCGGTTTAGTGAATAAAACCCAGGTGCATCCCAGAGAGGTGTATGCTGATCCAATCACAGACAGGGCATCGGCCATCATCGTAGCCCATAACCACCCGGCCGGGGACTTAACGCCCAGTATGGAAGACAAAGAAATTACCGAACAACTCAAATCCGCTGGTGAAACCCTCGGTATCAGGTTACTCGATCATATTATTTTTAACCACAAAGGTTATTACAGCTTCCTTGAACATGGAGAATTATAA